From Limisphaera ngatamarikiensis, a single genomic window includes:
- a CDS encoding response regulator: MNRVLFIENDSVVANIYRNKLNLEGFQVELAADGETGLQRAREVKPDVILLDLLLPKLTGVEVIRALRADPEFHTTPIIVLSGTYLTSMIQEAWKAGATKCLAKSSTTPKVVVDTIRSVLQTKAPGAPAPAGWEAPAPAAPASVDPGSAEDFQAELRRDFLKGLPQTLGVFRQAVQALHRATDPAGRLEQLQTLQHRARALAGGAGLAGIPVMAQVADLFEGLLRELVGKPQAWTVSTLRTVASVVDFLQWLAHRCHLPELQTLPQATALVVDDEPLARRAVTHSLDRARIRSVAVEDAETALRLAGENRFDLVILDVDLPGMDGFALCARLRRLPAYARTPVVFVTSLNDFQARTSSTISGGTDFIAKPFLFSELAVKGFLFAVRHQVEQLVGEGAAAAPPGGVEGTQAAGAAS; this comes from the coding sequence AGGTCAAGCCGGACGTGATTCTGCTCGACCTGTTGCTGCCGAAGCTGACCGGCGTGGAGGTCATTCGTGCCCTTCGGGCCGACCCCGAGTTTCACACCACGCCGATCATTGTGCTCAGCGGCACCTATCTGACTTCGATGATTCAGGAGGCGTGGAAGGCCGGAGCCACCAAATGCCTGGCCAAATCCAGCACGACGCCCAAGGTGGTGGTGGACACCATCCGGAGTGTGCTGCAAACGAAGGCGCCGGGCGCGCCCGCACCGGCAGGGTGGGAGGCGCCCGCGCCGGCCGCTCCCGCGTCGGTGGATCCGGGCAGTGCCGAAGATTTTCAGGCCGAGCTGCGCCGGGATTTCCTCAAGGGATTGCCTCAGACCCTGGGGGTGTTTCGGCAGGCGGTGCAGGCGCTGCATCGGGCCACGGACCCGGCCGGGCGCCTGGAACAGTTGCAGACGCTGCAACACCGCGCCCGGGCGCTTGCCGGTGGGGCGGGCCTGGCCGGGATTCCCGTGATGGCCCAGGTGGCGGACCTTTTTGAGGGTTTGTTGCGGGAACTGGTGGGGAAACCCCAGGCCTGGACCGTTTCAACCCTGCGCACGGTGGCGTCGGTGGTGGATTTCCTCCAGTGGCTGGCCCATCGGTGTCATCTGCCGGAGCTGCAGACGCTGCCGCAAGCCACCGCGCTGGTGGTGGACGACGAACCGTTGGCCCGCCGGGCGGTAACTCATTCGCTGGACCGGGCCCGGATCCGGTCCGTGGCGGTGGAGGACGCCGAAACGGCCCTGCGCCTGGCCGGGGAAAACCGGTTTGACCTTGTGATTTTGGACGTGGACCTTCCGGGCATGGACGGTTTTGCCCTTTGCGCGCGGTTGCGTCGGCTGCCGGCCTATGCCAGGACGCCGGTGGTGTTTGTGACCAGCCTCAACGACTTTCAGGCCCGCACCAGCTCCACCATCAGCGGTGGCACCGATTTCATTGCCAAGCCGTTCCTGTTTTCCGAGTTGGCGGTCAAGGGTTTCCTGTTTGCCGTGCGTCATCAGGTCGAACAACTCGTGGGCGAGGGGGCTGCTGCAGCGCCGCCCGGCGGGGTGGAAGGGACTCAGGCCGCCGGGGCGGCGAGCTGA
- the hemW gene encoding radical SAM family heme chaperone HemW, whose amino-acid sequence MQEPVTSLYVHVPFCARKCSYCAFYSEASEGGLMDRYVRALVRELERVASDLRPRTIFFGGGTPTLLSLRHWEEIFRVMDRLGWLPVAEFTVEANPATLSADKARLLREGGVNRISLGVQSLDPRLLERLGRIHTPQQVFRTWDTLRRAGFDNLNLDLMFGIPGQTMASWEATLTEALALGSEHLSCYEVIYEEDTPLFAQLRAGAFSVDEDLVCAQYDRLLERAAEAGLFQYEVANFARERRAPEPPPACLEGEFPAFACRHNINYWRAGDFHGLGPSATAYVRGVRTRNVSDTRAWCEAIEQGRSPVVYREALSPLARAGEAAAFGLRVVAGWPYEEFRRRTGFDLRVEWASELIELERRGWGVCEPDRFRLTRVGLRFADAAAEMMLRPECDAGGGGVAVETAAVVRPAWGVAP is encoded by the coding sequence ATGCAGGAGCCGGTGACCAGCCTGTACGTGCACGTGCCGTTCTGCGCCCGCAAGTGCAGTTACTGCGCGTTTTATTCGGAGGCATCGGAGGGCGGGTTGATGGACCGTTACGTGCGCGCGTTGGTGCGGGAGTTGGAGCGTGTGGCTTCGGACCTGCGGCCGCGCACGATCTTTTTTGGAGGGGGAACACCCACCCTGTTGAGCCTGCGGCATTGGGAGGAGATCTTCCGGGTGATGGACCGTCTGGGTTGGCTCCCGGTGGCCGAGTTCACGGTGGAGGCCAATCCCGCCACCCTGTCGGCGGACAAGGCCCGTCTGTTGCGGGAGGGCGGAGTGAACCGGATTTCGCTGGGGGTTCAATCGCTGGACCCGCGACTGTTGGAGCGGCTGGGCCGCATTCACACGCCGCAGCAGGTGTTTCGCACGTGGGACACGTTGCGGCGGGCCGGGTTTGACAATCTCAACCTGGATCTGATGTTCGGGATTCCGGGGCAGACGATGGCCAGTTGGGAGGCCACGCTGACCGAGGCGCTGGCGCTGGGGAGCGAGCACCTGTCCTGTTACGAGGTGATTTACGAGGAGGACACGCCGCTGTTTGCGCAGCTCCGGGCGGGGGCCTTCTCGGTGGACGAGGACCTGGTGTGCGCGCAGTACGATCGCCTGCTGGAACGGGCGGCGGAGGCCGGGTTGTTTCAGTACGAGGTGGCCAACTTTGCCCGGGAGCGCCGTGCACCGGAGCCGCCGCCGGCGTGTCTGGAGGGCGAGTTTCCGGCCTTTGCCTGCCGGCACAATATTAACTACTGGCGGGCCGGGGACTTTCACGGTCTGGGACCGAGCGCGACGGCGTATGTGCGCGGGGTGCGCACGCGCAATGTGTCGGACACCCGCGCCTGGTGCGAGGCCATTGAGCAGGGACGCAGCCCCGTGGTGTACCGGGAAGCGCTGTCGCCGCTGGCCCGGGCGGGTGAGGCGGCTGCATTTGGTTTGCGGGTGGTGGCCGGCTGGCCCTACGAGGAGTTCCGGCGCCGGACCGGCTTTGATCTGCGGGTGGAATGGGCGTCGGAGCTGATCGAACTGGAACGACGGGGCTGGGGGGTGTGCGAGCCGGACCGCTTCCGGTTGACGCGGGTGGGGCTCCGTTTTGCGGATGCGGCGGCGGAGATGATGTTGCGGCCCGAGTGCGACGCTGGCGGGGGTGGGGTGGCGGTGGAGACGGCGGCCGTGGTCCGGCCGGCGTGGGGTGTGGCGCCCTGA